A window of Streptomyces sp. NBC_01224 genomic DNA:
CGCCCAGCCCGCAGAGGCCAGTCGGCGTGCGGTGTAGAGGATGCCGACCACTGCCCCCGCCGCTGCCAGGGTGAACACCCATGTCGCCTCGGTGCCCATGGAGAACGCGGCGCCAGCGTTGTACAGCAACCGGAAGTGGATCAGAGGGGGGATCACGGCGACGCGCTCGCTGTCGGACAGCGCGGAGACCGCCCACAGTTTGGTGAGCTGGTCCGCGAGCAGGACCACCGCCGCCAGCATGAGCATCACGCCGTACAGTCGGCTTGAACCCCGCTCCAACCGCATCATTGTGGCCTCCGTGCGCAGCGATATCCGAACCAAGATTCCCTAAGACTATCGGCCCCTCCTGAGTCGTCTTCTCCGCTTTCCCGGGCGAAGGTCATCTGTACGCTCTACGCGTGACCACTGAACCCCCGCGCGCGCCGCCACGCTGCCACGCACCTCTGGCGTGAGCAGTTGGCCGAAACGAATCACCTGGGGGCAGTGAGCCCTTTCCAACCCGGTGGTGTCGGTGGGCAGTTGGCGGGCTGCACGAACTGGTGAAGCTCCTGGTGGACGA
This region includes:
- a CDS encoding signal peptidase II — protein: MRLERGSSRLYGVMLMLAAVVLLADQLTKLWAVSALSDSERVAVIPPLIHFRLLYNAGAAFSMGTEATWVFTLAAAGAVVGILYTARRLASAGWALVLGALLGGAVSHLGDRLFREPGLARGHVVDFIDYGPFVGNVADIALTCGCVALVLLSLRGVQLAKVPGEESA